The window AGCTCTATCTTGTACTCGCCGTCAGACGAGGGTACTACCGTTACCGTCGGGTTGTTGTCTACCTCTTCGTCCTTTTCAATCTCCACCCAGCTTCCGTCTACGTTCTTGTATACGGTTATATCCAGGTCGGAGATGCGCCAGTCGCCGAACGCCGTTATGCCGTAGGTCCAGCCCGAACGCAGCGTGCGCGTGTAGGAAAGGCCGTCAGCGCCTATGATGTCGGCTTGCATGTGCACTATCTCCTGGTCAAGACTGTCCTCGAGATAGGTCACGTAGCTCGCCAGGTCGAGCATTATGTCCTTCATGGTGGTGTACTCGTCCGCTTTCATTGCGCTGGGGATAAGAAGCAGTCCTCCTAGAAAGATAAAAAACAGTGTTTTTTTCATGAGTCCTCCTTGTGATTAGCTTGAATATACGCAAAAGCCGGGAATAGTCAAGATTCCTGGATAGGGAAATGTTAGTATTGACAAACATCACGAAAACGATATAGTTCATACAAGAGACTTTTTTAAGAGATTTGAAATAAAAGAATATTTTTAAACCAAAGGAGTTAAGTTGGCAATCAGGATGGAGCCTACGATTTTTCAGTTTCCGCATTCAAGAATTTACGATTTTTACACAAGAGTTTTTTTCTTGAAGGTTTATGAACAGTTTGCACGCTGGATTCCCGTGAAGAATCCGCGAGGCAAGGTGCTCGATGTAGGCGCTGCCGCCGGCTATCTCGGCGTTGCGCTTGCAAAAAAGCATCCGGAGCTGACCGTTTATTCAACCGATCTCTCGCCTGACATGGTGTATCTCAACAAGAAGGTAATTAAGGAAAACAAGCTCGCGGGTCGCGTCATTGCACAGAGGGAGGACGCATACAGTCTGAGCTTTGAAGACAACACCTTCGATCTCGTTATCAACTCCTTCACCTTCCACCACTGGCCCAACCCCAAAAAGATGTTTGCCGAGCTGCACAGGGTTCTCAAACCCGGCGGCGAGATGTTCATCATTGACGGCAAAAAGGGGTTCGACTATGAGGATATGAAAGACTTCTGCCGCACCGTGGGCTTCGGGCTTCTTGGAAGACTCCTGGCAAGAGTAATGGGCAAGCTCGTATGGATAGACTTCGTATCCATGGAGCACGCGCACCGCACGCTTGCCATATCGCCGTTTGACAAGAAAACCTGCGAAGATGCGGGCGTCTTCATGTTTCTGCGGGGCTTCAAGACCGAACCAGAGGCGAGCTGACAGGGTCTGTCCCGAGCGCTTTTAATCCGGAGACCTAAGAAAGAGGAAGAGGATGGTGAAGGCTTAGCCTATCTTGCGGCCCGCTGAAAAACCTTTTCCGATTTTCTTCCCGATTCCGTGGTATTCACTAGAGCCGGGAGAGTAGACGAAGGGCTTAACTTTCTC is drawn from bacterium and contains these coding sequences:
- a CDS encoding class I SAM-dependent methyltransferase, which codes for MAIRMEPTIFQFPHSRIYDFYTRVFFLKVYEQFARWIPVKNPRGKVLDVGAAAGYLGVALAKKHPELTVYSTDLSPDMVYLNKKVIKENKLAGRVIAQREDAYSLSFEDNTFDLVINSFTFHHWPNPKKMFAELHRVLKPGGEMFIIDGKKGFDYEDMKDFCRTVGFGLLGRLLARVMGKLVWIDFVSMEHAHRTLAISPFDKKTCEDAGVFMFLRGFKTEPEAS